The Silene latifolia isolate original U9 population chromosome X, ASM4854445v1, whole genome shotgun sequence genome contains the following window.
TCTacatttgttgtttatttgtcGTCATATAGGTTAGACTTGGGATTGATTATTTCGAATTACTGAACCGAATCCAATTCAATCCACTCCAACCATTTCTTTActttattgtgtttttttttttttgaggtaaACAAATGATGTAGACAGACGGAGTTTTTGGTTTGCGATTATTTGAGGATAATTATATGACTTATCATTTTTCTTCTGTTAGTGACTGTCATCTTTTTGGCGTTTCAGTTTAATAATGAACCGGTACATGCGCAACAAAACTGTAACTGATACACAAGGTCTTGCCAATAAATTGCCCGATGACATAATTCGTAGAATTTTGAAATGCTTGCCCCTTCACGATGCTGCAAAACTGTGTCTTGTCTCAAGGAGTTGGCTGTGTGCATTCGAAGAACTTTCTGAATTAAGATTTGATGCAAAAGTTTTTGCCGCGGTGCTAAAAAGCAAACCACCAACAGCGGAGGAGTTGTTCAACATTTTGAGTGTCATCCTGCTGTCTCATATTGGCACCATAAGTGTTTTTTACGTTTGCATTCCGAAACTTAAGTCTTCTAGCGCGCCTGATATTGGCCCTTGTTTTTCCTATCTCTCAAGGAATGGTGTCAAGGATATCACCATTAAGAATGTGGAAAACTCGCCTCTTAAGTTGTCTTACCACCTTTTTTCGTGTCTGAATCTTGAAAGACTCACACTTGACAACTGCATAATCAATTTGCTACCATTCTTTAAGCAATTCGTAAATCTTAAGACGATTGAGTTTGAAAATGTCACTTTTAAGGGGAACTCTCTTACTGATTTCATTGCTAGTTGTCCAGCTCTTCAAACCCTGACATTAACGAGATGCAAAGGTTTTGAGTATATGGAAATTATCGCACCAAATCTCAAGTACTTGACAGTGTTGGGAAACTTTGAGTCTGTTTGTTTTAGGAATGCTGCAACTCTGATTGGATTTTCAGTCACATTAGAGGAAACGGTCGCAAATCACCAAAGTGCTGGAGCATGTGAGCTCCTTGCCTACCTTGCCCGTCCATGTAAAATTGAAAATCTTTCATTTGGCGGGCATTTTTGCAAGGTAAGATAGTAGTACCATGATGTTATACAATTTGTAACCGAATGAGTTACATAATATGTTAGTCTGACAAATTTTCCTGGCTCCACAATGAAGTTTTTGACTGCAGGTAGAATTGGAAGAATGTTTCCGACCAAGTACTCTTGCTTGAAATCTCTCCAGCTATCAAACATTGAAACACATGTTTTGGACGAGTTTCTCTGGGTTATTGGGTTGATTAAAAGTTGTCCTGTTGTTGAAGATCTAAAAATCTCGGTGAGTGTCTCTACCAACCTTGTTGATGAAAGTCTTCGCTTGTTTGTATTTTCGAATTTCATGAGATTACCTCTTTGAACATTGTTGGGTTGATCTAAACTCGTTCGTTAGCTTGGTTTTTGTTACAAGATTACCTCTTTGAACATTGTTGGTTAAAGTAATTGCTCTGCGTATGTTTGTTTACAGTTTTCAGGCAAGGAGTGTGAAGAACATGCGATTGCCTTTGATTCTCACTATCGACTGTGTGGTCTTCGCAAAGTCCAGTTAACTTCCGTTTCAGGCGTTATCATGGAGCTAAAGTTGATTGAATACTTGCTGCGCTGCTCTCCAGCTCTCGAGACAATGtcggtcaaaagagatgcaaaaATTACAAAAGTCTTAGAAACAAGGTTGGCACGAGAGTTGATGTACTTTTGTAGAGCATCACCAGTGGCTAAAATAGTTTACGAGGACCCCTGATATGAACTCCTTTTAAGAAAAATGCATCCTGTATTTTTGCTGCATCTTTATAATAGACCTAATCCTCTTATTTACCTACCAGAAAACAAATTGACCTCTACCATTGCCTGCATCAGTTTGGTTTTTGCGACGGAATATTACCCCTTTGTAACACTGTTTGCGTACTGATAGCTTAGTAGTAGCTTCAGTCTCTTAACCGTGTTATTTCTGTTTTAATTTTAGCACCATTCTACGATTTTAGTTCCGATTGGGATATTCCACGCTCGGGAACAAGTTTCTCATGAGGAATGTGGTCTCCTCCAGGTAATAAGTTATACAGTGTAACTTAACAACTGTTACGAGTATGTTTATGATTCTATTAATTGACTTAGAAACTTTGAGGTTGCGAGAATTAAATCACCTGCTATTCTGGTTACCCAACTTCTTTACGATCCCATTGATTACGAAACTACAAGTATGGAAGCATTAAAAGTCTGAACCCAAGTACACACTTTGGTGAAAATTGATTATAGTGATTTCCCTTTGTTTTTTTGGGTGCGCATTGTGATTTCCCTTCTCCCCCCCCCCtctttttgcttttgttttttgaACTACTTGCAACACCAATGTTTCTGGTAGATAACACTACTAGTTTTAAGAGTTCGGATCGTCTGTCCTATAATTGTGTCCCATTTATCTTATTGGACCACGTAGCACAAAAGAGAATTAATCTAATAACAATCTTGTCTGCCTGAAGTTAATATCACTCTCCCTAAAACAATTGAATGCACGCGCGTTACTCTAAATAAGCTGAAGTAAATAACAGCCCCATGTGCCAAACTTTACTTTCATTCAGTCACCAACTCCAATACTCCATATTTGTGTTCTGTCAAAACTCAAAAGGGCAGGTAAGAATCATGTATCTCGACTTTTCCATGGATCTATGGTCTTCAACACACAAACAAAATACTGAATCAAGTTGCTGATTTTCTTAAACACATAACTCAAGGAACTATTGTGATTTttaattccactttcatctccCTTGCATACCAACTACATAAATTAaagacttttttttttctattttccaGATAATTGGATATATATCAATTATCATGGGtgaattccaaaaaaaaaaaaaacagttacaATATATTTACTCTTAGTTGATGATTGAATACGGAGTAGAAAAGTAGACATACAATATATTTTAATCTTAAAATACCTTACCAATTTGATGAAAAGATCAGATGAAGGAGTTGAATGAATTGTGCAGATGTAATTTTAGAGGGGAAGAGGCATAGTGCGTGACTTTCACCTCTTTTAATTGTTTTAGGTTGTGAAGGCCAATATCTATGAGCTGGATTTTTGTATGCTACGTGGTCCAATAGGATAAATGGGACAGGGAAAGGGACACAATTGCGGGACAGACGATCCGGACtgtagttttaaacccgtgcaaaattgcacgggtttgtatttaggacggtatgaatgttttttgatgaatattttatttttacatttctattgtaattatctaatagTTCTATATCAGTGATCTACATGTTTAATGTAGATCACTGATCtaactggaaatgaacattcTCCACGTAAATAGGATGCGTTAAAACCACAACTACCGGGTGAATGTTCATTTCCCGTTACAGACGGATTAAAATCAGCAAGAGTTTCACCATATTTGACACATAGATCTCTCACTAAGCGCTCAACAACATCTtactatctagttttaaaaattatttaagttatttaatttattcgcattgtttgtaataattaatttcattaatttctgtAATATATTCccattatatgtaattcattctcgtaattaaatgtaatttattctcgtaattatgtaattttattattaattatgtaattcattccgattataggtaatttatttcatttattccgatttataattcattccgattatatgcaattaatttcatttattcctaTTGTATATACATATTTCATAAATTGTTTTTAAGACGGAAATTGTCGCATGGTTGTATTGTCAGACGAtttgaataaataaattatttgcaCACGAACGGGGCCCACCATAACCTGAATTTCCAAAAGAAAAGTTGTACAAATGACTTGAAGCATTCTCCATTCagcattgtcttctgaattaataaagataagatttttttaattttttaatttttttttttgccaaaaactaccttatatttaggagtatttgtaaaaatactaccatacgtttttttttttttttttttttaactacctttattttctttatttttggttaATAACTACCCGCGCCCAGATTCTAGACATATTTGGTCAAATTTACGGCATTAACTTATCTCACAAGAGTCTTTTCTTACTTCAATCTGAGTAGGTCCGATTTTAGGAAGTCGAGATGTACTTACACTTAACTTTAGTGAACAACTAGTTTGAATGCTCGTGTGTTGCAACggagtaattaacttatttataatgcaaaaaaacattataagggtttaatgtttacattctactAGTATGGgtgtccggcttcgcccgggttacctctatttagcattaaaatatatttttaattaactaaaactactttaaagttgcacaactcataaatttattattaatatagTTTTCTATGGTACGgagtatatcttaaaattacaaagaaataaattatgagacaaattcactactcccgctattaatattttacttaaatcgattgtctagctaattgttcatatatactttcttttgttcttagtattattaattttattacattcgttattattacttttactttcactactctcgccgtaattattgttatctaattattgttactttcactacttgtacattaatattgacaatttcactactcccgttgttacttctgctactttcactactcccgttcgCTGCTAATATTGTTATTTGACTATTCAAATAAATGATTACTATCATAATACTATATCCAATATTACTACAATTTTTTTCACTACTAACTAACAGAATTACTTTTTTACTCTTTAAGTATCtaatgagtgattactatatcCAAGATTACTTTTATTACTCTCACTACTcgaaataaatatattacatatatgcattaaattaattaagtcgaaataattatggaatattatatttttttggaaatctagcttaatttatttactttttaatagtttccaaaatataatatactcgaaataaatatatttatttatgttaaaataattatcatccttatactaattaataccataagtggggcgtatttattttaaggaaaatcaccatattaCGGTGTTCTCTAAATtcatacttcaaccaaaactatataatatttatacattgaagtcccttgttaAGGTCCATCGCacagtgctattgatttaaaactatatagtataattaatttgtatagatttatttaattacattgaagttccttggtttctggaattaatatatacaGTATtgatgtctaatgatttgtttacatattattaaaatatctctttcaaaaaaaataaaagattaatatacgtgggttaactcttatttataatcatataatcactccaccttatactaatctttcgatgtgggacaattctactatttataagtaatatattcaccaaacttggattatttttctgatgtgtgacaattctattatttatacgtagtatatattcacaaacctgcattgtttttcaatgtgtgacaaataacatactcagaattacaccatcttttttgcacttagtccgatatccaaccagatcccgaataccaaatacggacaattgctattcattatatctaatagttatatttaaatttaataatatgatcaagtactctccgatccattaatatttgtacgtgttgtttttcttcaattttttttatcataattgagatacggaaattttccgtggtaccccttaatttgtcagattttccatgttacccctacttttaagaatctgtctatggtacccttgaggttccatttttttgtccATGGTACCCcataatgtaaaggctgttaaatggacgttaagtttgatggcgtgacaattaaataaataataccccctttattgttttattggtacggatatctctctcttttaaatgaaaatttaattaactatatcattataatattggaaatttctcatggtaaccttgaactttgatagattacacatggtacccctaattttaagtttctacaaatggtacccctgtgttcacctttttctttcccagaataccatttgacaactttcGTCATAACGCCATTACTCATATGACTTGTGaagcctttttcttttgttatctattacacaaaaacttcatcatctaattcctaaatccatattttatttaataaactaacatttaatacctaaataacaaaaaatagcatggcatgctcaattactcatctagttactcataggagtaacgaCGTTACGAAAAAAGTAAACATaagggtattatatgtagaaacttaaaattaggggtattatgtgtaatctaacaaaattcgagggtaccatgaaaaatttccgttattaatattgaccattttatcaatctttctcccacctaaaaaaatgttacaactttaaaaatttaacatttaattcaagattatgtttaaagtctcttatataataattatactatgaaagattcaatatatttggggtgatacctaagttccaaggataaatcctatttataatcatgtgatcaccccaccttatgataatcttctgatttgggacaattcaactatttatacgtagtatatatttatcacacctacattatttttcaatgtgagacgaataacatatttaaaagtacaccatattttttgaatctaattcgacatccaacccgatttaataataagcaaatactatattatccATTAATACTcatacgtttgttttctatttttctttacattaattaaaatatgtgcaaatgatatgaacctatactctaatgatagaattttttttaacacaattctaattatattatttaaacgtagtatatttaccacacctacattatttttcagtgtgggacatataaaatctataggtagataatataatgatataaacttttaagagctctccaagacaatacttaaaagactcaaaagattttgagttgatgcctaagttctaaggatgcctcctatttataatcacagaatcacccaccttatgctatatttcgatgtgggaaaattctattttttatatgtagtatatttgtcacacctatattatttttcaatgtgagacatataacatattatgaaatacaccatctttaatatgtgcaaattatatgaaatctatatatatacactctaatgatagcattttttaccatgaatctaataatattattttcataattttttttaccgacattattttgccaactaaaatgtaaaagtttttatataaaaattagaaacatcacttgaatataaaataagaaatacagaatatatattataataactaaaagattttccaaagattaacttaggttagaaatcattattttagagacagtaatacaaactcttttaagagttctttctgacaatacttaagagaatcaaaagattttgggttatgacttctatttataatcataagatcaccctgccttatgttaatcttcagatgtgggacaattctaatatttatacatagtatattcaccacacttacattacttttcaatgtaggacaaataacatactaagtacgcCTTTTTCGAACCTACTTTGACaacaacccgatttaataatgagaaaatacaacaatctacactctaatgatagcattttttttgtcacaatctaattatataatgttcatacgatacttttttgtcaaatgaaatataaagtttttatatcaaaattataaacatcactttaatataatatagaaaatgtatatatatgggacagttctattatttatacataatatattcaccacacctacactattttttaatgtgggacaaataacatactaaaaagtacatatcttttataatAAAAATTTTTGGGTTAATAATTAAGTTTCAAAGATGCCTCCCATTTATATTTATAGGATCACTCTACCAtatactattctttcgatgtgagatacataatttaattatttagacgtagtatgttcatcatgcctacattatttttaaatattaaagatataacataccaagaagtacatgtctcttcttaaaaaaaccactattgtctacatattatttttctttgaaggtaaaaccacttagtctcgatcattagatagggatctctacatcgtacaagagactaccattagtaaaacctttagttttgtatttcttgattttcttgttcatgtttttaactctttcccgggtagttcccaacgatttccactttattttttatatcatatcgtagataatgatagaaaatcttaagagctctttaaaacaatatttatgagactcaaaaaattttgggtggaaTATGGATACATAAGTttcaaatatgcctcctatttataatcataggatcacatcaccttatactaatctttcgatgtgggacagttctactatttatatatagtatattcaccacacctacgttattttccaatgtggacaaaacatactaaaaattacacaattttacatactaagaagttttaatatgtgcaaataatatgaaatctatactctaatgatatcatttttttaccacgaagctaattatattattttaataatttttttagcgATATTTTtctgccaaatgaaatgtaaaagtttgatataaaaattggaaatatcacttaaatataatttagtaaatatatatattataattgttggagttagtgtcctccacaatagtgtgcgtttacatattaaatctcattaaaggaatatcaacaggatatttattatttgattctcgtcagttgattaacgtaaatcgataacggttggctgactagagtttgacgttattgtcttgagacggcggtgatcaactgacccctttcggtcacacctaaaggaacgaaccccaattgaactaattaattgtatgagatacaatttatttagtcccttgatttattgactaataggttagtcgattattttttgagagattttgagttgcgaactcgaggcgcggcaattattatttaattatacgataattgaataataaatttattgagacgggttttagtaaattaattgttaattcactaaaattgtactaattgattaatgtgattaatattagtacgtaaataatacgtGTAGCGGTATACGTATATTTACGAAGTGTTTTGgacaaaattaatcgggaagcatttaaacataaaacgatgtttaaagtaaaattacacgtatttgtgcgacaaatataagaaccgatttcgacccgtaaatgggtcatggaaatCGTGTAAATGGGATTGTGTGTTGCTTTAAACACAATCATTCCACTTACACATTTTCTTCCCAAAATaacttttgttcttttctaaacTATGTTCTATTGGACATAAAAAAGAAAGGCAAAAGAACACTCCACCTCCCTCTATAGATCCGGCCTCCCCTCCTCCTTCACTCCAATTTATTTTGTTCATTTTCTCATGCTTTGAACATTATGCATGTAAAAATcatctctctctaaaaataataaaaaccatttttactaagaagttattaatcaaaaataattactaaaaatattagtaatatttacatattatcaagggaataaatttaacaagtttctagtaaatACTTGTTATATTATTGggtttagttcttgggtgcacattgttaggagatcttctctttgaagatttggtaaggaggatcatcctttattttaagctcaaaaacaatcaagataggagatcttgattgtgcccatattaccatcaaaatcaatgtaaggaaattatttttccttaatctttatttttatgcttttatattagcatgcatgttacatagatcactaaaacaatattttatgagataacttgtttttaattagagagtataatttagatctatgatctttcaagtggtatcatgagctaagcttgtaatttgcatgttgatgtTGAGCATATtaaacatattatgagataatttgaaaaactcaaaaattgtgttagaagggGTCTTAGCACGAAAATTtttggacatgcatacctactaatatcaaaaggtttgtggtaaaatttggtgatttgtgaagttatttttctatttttaatgatttttggtagaaaaccgagtcaaaaatgccgtattttggttaagagttaactaaaaatagttaaatgttgattcggatcatgaaatttttatggtgtttcatgcatattttctacagattgtatgtaaaatttcgaaggttggtttgaagttttgcatgtttattgattttatgagataaaattcgataaaagtgaaataaattaatcatatactcTAAACACTTGttcctgcccttgataaatttatgtacatttaaaaatatgatttaaaagttaaaagtgaaatttaaaatgtgatttcaccttgttttgatgtttattggttttagtggttaaaaactgataaatatcgatctttttcttcataaaatttgttCGAAATTTTTGGGCATTGTTTCTatcattttggtgttcttgggagtgtttcagaatactcaaaattttttgtttcattttttggtaatattttcattaattttggatttattacttaaaagttatgttttttccgattaaattagcaaaatatcaccaaatcaaactaattattcatcatcaaattagtgaggactgatttttgaggttcaaaacagtttggacaactagtttggacttaaatgagatttaagagttgattattgatttttacaagttaaaaatcgattaaatccacaaaaccgagatggataccaacgattgttagatagggcgattttggcgtctttttaaaaaaatttaagcATAtatatttaagttgaatgaatgattgtcatttatttaaagtatttattttattgtacctagtatggtATAGTTATTTTTAATcattattacccgaaatgaatgggaatagcgatttgtttgtaattaaatacgatctcgaaTCGTcggtttttaattaattaatagttttatttattttattaattaatgtataatatgaatagctatgtaatgtaattgtaatagttattcttaccggcgtttccaaaagacggatttacatcgagacagagtttatttttggaaggtgttccaaatcccacaagaagaagccacttttggaatgaagaggcaagggaccaaggagttggtttccgatatgtaatagtttagtttttattaactaggtggccatactaggattattcatatgcttgcttgcttttatttttccgcgcatgccaaaatcgccattcacatacattttattttcgcggttgtcaattcacgtcatttacattcaccgacttagttcacttatagggaatttatgattaaattgacaagatctctcacataactaaaattgagattagccttaccaattagtaacacctatgaatcccttgttcattagagtcacgctcgcccaagcggagTGTTTTCTTTTTACCTcaggtaagtagggtggtaaacggttatcatgcgccaaagttggttggactcaacggggtataagacggtcttgtattccggggctagtagatggatttaaggaaattcgtcaaccaaaagttctagaggtagaattagtcaaccgttgacttaccgaacttacacgattatgggatgtttcgcccaagcgatgctcatttttgtttaaaatttgggtcttggaatcatttatataatttagtgggagatcgtcatataaatgttaaaacttgttaaacatgttttcacaagtaattttaaaacaatgaatgttaatttttccttattttgttgtagcattttaattcgcaatggcaacttcatcaactccatcgactactccactaggcaaagattcatggctaaggtccgtaatggacaaatgtatcttaaaagatgacagtagtaactttcttgaatgagaatccaacat
Protein-coding sequences here:
- the LOC141623960 gene encoding F-box/FBD/LRR-repeat protein At1g13570-like; the protein is MNRYMRNKTVTDTQGLANKLPDDIIRRILKCLPLHDAAKLCLVSRSWLCAFEELSELRFDAKVFAAVLKSKPPTAEELFNILSVILLSHIGTISVFYVCIPKLKSSSAPDIGPCFSYLSRNGVKDITIKNVENSPLKLSYHLFSCLNLERLTLDNCIINLLPFFKQFVNLKTIEFENVTFKGNSLTDFIASCPALQTLTLTRCKGFEYMEIIAPNLKYLTVLGNFESVCFRNAATLIGFSVTLEETVANHQSAGACELLAYLARPCKIENLSFGGHFCKFLTAGRIGRMFPTKYSCLKSLQLSNIETHVLDEFLWVIGLIKSCPVVEDLKISFSGKECEEHAIAFDSHYRLCGLRKVQLTSVSGVIMELKLIEYLLRCSPALETMSVKRDAKITKVLETRLARELMYFCRASPVAKIVYEDP